Sequence from the Pedobacter sp. D749 genome:
TTGGAAAAAACCTGCTGTACAATACCTCATTGGTTTTTGGTTTGATTAGATTTTCGGAGAAGAAATATTTAGACAGTGGATTTGGAAACTCACGGTAAATAGCCGGATTATCGATTGGCGCACTGGCTTCATCAATATTGCAAAGATTGGTCAGCAGGTTACCTTTTACTTCCCAGCTGCGGCGGTTGATGATATAATCAACTAAACCTGTAGTATCGCTGTTTTCGAATTGTTTAAACTCCAGATAAACGAGATCGATTAAGGTTTTTTCATCTGCGAGGTCGTTGCTTGCAAGGGCATTTACTACACCTAATATATTGTTGATGAGTAGATAATAGGTGAGTTTAGGGATAATGTATTCGTTTGGCACAATCGAACCACTTTCTGCGGCTATACCTGGATAAACAGCTTTTAGTTCCTCCGCTTTGGCTTCACTAAAGAAATAACCCTGGTTATCCCTGAAATAAAGTTTGGCAGGATAATAATCTTTATCTAGTTCTACCATCACATTTTGCTGGTGGAACTCAAAAGCCATCCCAAAATTGTTGTACAGGCCAACAATCGGAGTTACACAAAGGTGGAGGTATTGTTTAAACCAGTTTACAGCCGTATGGGCAAGCGCTTTATTTTTGCTGATGGATGCCTCCTCGATTACATGGACAATCCTCGGTTTTTGGCCCAATAAACCATCCTGACAAAGCGCCGCCAATAAACTTACATTTTTGCCAGCATCTTCTCCTTTGAATGGATTATGCCTGATGCTGATGTTAAATCCATCAATGGTTTCACCTTTATAATTTACGGTGATAAAAGCAGGGTCGGTAATGAATTCAATTTCAGGGAACTCGGCTTTGGCTGCTTTACCGTATTCGGTTTTTAACAATTTGCTTACATCGTAACCACGGTGAAGTTCCCGGAACAGGTTAACCCGTTCTGAGTTGGTTATTTTTACGTGCAATGAAAATTTAAGCATCCAATCACTCGATGCATTGTAGACCGTTCTTACGGAAGATGTCGGAGTATACAATTCTCCGAAATGCCCCAAAAAGAACAGCAGGTTTTCTTCCTGCATCGCTATTACCGTAGGGAGGGTAAGCAAATATTCAGCTTCCCAAGGGTGCATGGGCACTACTTTATAATTTGGGTGTTGATCCAATAAAGCTATGACCTCAGCATTTTCGCTATCTAAAAGCTCAATCCTGAAAAGATCGGTCATATCGAAACCTTCTGCATTTTTCTCACTGATGTTATCTGCTACTATTAAAAAATACGCCAGCTGGAACTTTCCCTGTGTTTCTGGTGAATATTTAAAAAGTTCATCCTTTTTGTTAAACCCAGATCTTCCTTTGGGTAGGGGATGGGCGTTGTGACCTAAAATTAAGGACTGCTCGGCCTCAATAAAGCTCATTTTTGCAAAATTTACAGGTTTACCGTTTTGCTTAAAATAAGAGAGAAATGCTTCAAGGTTTTCTACACTGTTGGCTAAACGTTGATTTACGATATCAGCATCTGCATGCGGAAATTCGTCTGCACTGAATTGAATGGCCAGTTCCATAAACCTGTAAATACTGATCGGCTTGATCACATCAGTAGTAATATTCCGCTCAATTACCGGAAAATTAAATACATGGCGGCCACTATCGGCATAAAATTTTAAAGGTGCATATACTTCGAAGCCAATTGCCGTAAAGTCAAACCTGATATGCAAACGATCGCTTGTTGTAACCAGGTAACTGGCTAAAGATTCGTCATATTTAGGGATACCTACATAGCGGCTCCAGTTGGTAAATTCTCTACAGTAACTGTTTAGAAGCGCATTAAAATTAGTTTCTTCTGAAATCTGCTGAAGCTTGATTGAGTCTAACGTATTCGTTTCCATGTTTTTTAATGATTTTAATAATATTTTCAATATCGCTGATGGTAGTTAGCGGGTTAAGTAGGGTAAATTTGAGGTAGAACTGTTGGTTAATCTTGGTGCCGGCAACTAAAGCTTTGCCTTCATTGAACATTGCTTTTTTGATATATTGATTCATAGCACACACATCTAAACGCAGGTTTTTTGGGCGGTAACGGAACACCAGGGCACTGATGTCTGATTCGTTCATCAACTCGAAATCGCTATCTGAATGTAACAGACAGGCAATTTCGGCTGCGGTTTCTATAATCGTATCAAAATAGCCACCCAGTTTGTTTCTGCCCATCATTCTGAGTGTAAACCAAAGTTTTAAAGCATCAAATCTGCGGGTGGTTTGTATTGATTTGTTCACTTGGTTCGGCAAACCATCTTCATCATGGTCCTTTGGGTTTAAGTAATCAGCATGGTGCGTAATCAGGTTGAAAAAGTTTTTATCGCGTACTAGAAAACCGCTGCTGCTTACGGGCTGGAAGAATGATTTATGATAATCAACCGTGACCGAATGGGCCAGTTCGATCCCGTTCAACAGGCTTCGGTATTTATCAGTTAGCAGCAAGCCACAACCATAAGCTGCATCGATATGGAACCAGGCGTTGTATTTTTTGCTTATCGACGCAAGTTCTTTAAGCGGATCAATATTGCCGAAGTCGGTGGTGCCTGCCGTACCTACAATGGCAATAGGAATATTGCCCAGAGCAATTTCCCGTTTAATGGCATCTTCCAGTAAAATGGTATTGATCCTGAAACTGCGGTCGGTTTTAATCTTGATCACCGATTTTTCGCCCAAACCTAACAGTGCAGCATTTTTCTGGATGCTGAAATGTGCCTTTTCTGAAACAAAAATCCTAAAGCGTGAGGCTTCCGGTGGCAAACCATTTAATTTGATATTGTGGTTCAGGGCGGTAATAGAATAATGATCCCTTGCCAATAAAAGCCCCATTAAATTGCTCTGTGTACCGCCGCTGGTAAAAATACCGTCGGCTTTTTTGCAGTAACCAATTTGATCGCAGGTCCATTCGATTAGTTTTTGTTCAATTAAGGTACCGCCGGCACTTTGATCCCAGGTATCAATGGACGAATTGATGGCCGAAATCATCACCTCGGCAGCTACTGCCGGGATCACAATAGGGCAGTTTAAATGGGCAATATAAGCTGGGTGGTGAAAGGCAACCGCATGGCTGGTATAAAGCTGTTCAACTTCTTTAAGCAAAGCATCGTAGTTGTCGTGTGTTTTTTCAAATTCAATCGAATCAAACAGCGGCCTTAATTCCGATGGCGATATGCCACTAAAAGGTTGTTGATTATTGTTGAGAAATTTTTTTACCGCCTGGGTAACTTTTCCTACTGCATGCAGGTATTCTGCTTCATTTTCGTGGTGAAAGATTTCCTTGTTCGGACTTTCCGTAAGGAAATCAATTAGTTCATGTTTTTCTAGGTCTGATGTAAACATTAGTTTTTCAATTTTTCAAGGATTAAAGGTTTAAGTGGCAATAAACATCTGATCTTTTTAAGCCGATATTTCATTAATAACTCTGGTTAGGTGAAATTAAGCATGAGCTGTTTTTTATTAAAAACTCCGATTGCTAAGGTATATTTTTATTTAGATTGATTAAAAATAATATTCTAAATATTTTCAACATGTTGTTAGTAAGTAGGTAATGGATAGTTTTTGAAATATTTTAAAAATCTATACAAATAAATTTTTAATTAAGTTTATTTGGATTTGATCTAAATAAATGATTGCTTTGCGCAAAAAAATAATAACCCTTAATAAAACCAAATAAATAAAAATGAAAAATCTATACTTAATTGCAATCTTAATCTGTGGATTTATCTTTAGCGGTAAAGCACAAACGGTTACCGGAAAGGTAATTGGAGAAACTGCACCGCTTGCGGGAGCAAATATTAAAGTTGAAGGCAAAGATGCCTCGGCTACAACAGGTGCCGACGGTAGTTTCGAACTGAAATTAACCGAAGGATCTTACAAATTACAGGTAAGTTATGTAGGTTATACCACCATATTACAAAAAGTGAGTTTGGCTAAAAATCAAACAGTTAACTTAACCCTTAACTTAAGTCCTACATCAAACATGCAGGAAGTAGTCGTGGTATCGTCACGTAAACCGACCAGAATCAGCGAAATACCGGGTACTGTTTGGGTAGTAGATGGCGCTAAAATCCAGGAACAGGCCAGAGCCGGAATCCCACTTAAACAAGCTTTGGCGCAATTGATTCCGAGTTTGGATGCAGGTCCAGAAGGGCGTACTAACTACGGACAGAACCAACGCGGCAGAGATGCATTGGTGATGATTGATGGGGTATCGTTAAACAGTACCCGTGGCGTAAGTCGCCAGTTCGAATCAATAGATCCTTTCAATATCGAAAGAATTGAGGTTTTATCCGGAGCAAGTGCGGTTTATGGCGGTGGTGCAACAGGGGGTATCATCAATATCATTACCAAGAAAGGACAGGATAGTCAGCCAAGTTTTACTACAGAGCTTGGTGTTCGCAGTGGTCTGAAAGAAAAAAGCGATCACGATGTACGTGTGGCACAAGCTATTTCTGGCGGGAGCAAGGATTGGAATGGGCGCATTGGTATGGCTTTCCAAAAAAACAATGCAGCCTATGGCGCCGATGGAAAGCAGATTTTTACCGACATTACGCAAACCGATTTACAGTATAACCAATCGTTTGATCTTTTCGGGAGTACCGAATTTAAATTAACTGATTACCAAAAGTTATCGGTGAATGCCCAATATTACAATTCAGGTTACCGTGGTGATAAAGATCTGTTTTTAGGAGCCAATTATGCAGGACTGAGAACAACACCAGCCCTTTTGGAAATGAGAAATGGCTACTCATCAGACGTTGATCCAAAAACAAGCAGGGCGAATATCAATGCCAATTATCAGGCAAGCGACATTTTAGGAGGACAAACGCTTTACATACAGGCAGCTGCTAGAAATGAGCAGTTCAGCTTTCACCCATTTCCAGGACAAGCGTTAATACCTGGCGCACTTTATAGCGGTTCATCTATCCAAAATACTAATTATAGTGCTTTAAAACTGGTATTGAATAAAGATTGGAACAGACTGAATCTTACTTACGGTATTGATGCGGATAACGAGAATTTTAACGCACAGCAGGCTTTGTTTGATAGAGCAAAAGCCTTCGCATCTGGTGGTTTAAACAATACTACCGTGGCTACTATTACACGTTACCCAAACTTTAGGGTAAATGGTTTATCTGGTTTTTTACAGGCGCAGGTTAAAGTAACCGACTTCTTAAGCCTTTCGGGAGGTGTGCGTCAGCAACGTATGTTTGTTAAAGTTGGCGATTTTGTAGGCACCACTGCTTCTGTGCCTTTGGCTTATGGTTTTGGCAGAACTGCTACGGCCATTGCTGGTGGTGAAAACCATTACGATGTAAACTTATTAAATGGAGGTTTAGTATTTAAAATTAATACTGCTCAACAGGCATGGGTTAATTTCTCGCAAGGTTTTAACTTAGCAGATCCGGCTAAATATTACGGACAGGGTACTTATACCTTAGTAGGTACCAACTATAATTTAGGCAACTCAATTAATGTTGGAAGTTCTCCTTTAACAGGTATCAAAACAGAACAGTACGAAGCAGGTTACCGTTACCGCACAGGTGTATTTAATGCACAGGTAGCTGGTTTTTATGCCTTATCTGATAAAAACGTAAAAACCAATAGTACATTCAATATTGAAGTTTTCGATGAAAATGTTAGAAATTTAGGTGTTGAAGGTTCATTATCATTAAACCTGAAAAATGGTTTTGAAGTTGGCGTAAACGGTTTGTACATCAAAACACAAAAACAAAATGCTGATGGTACCTGGTCATTACAGGATGTAACTGTTGCAAGTCCATCAAAAATTGCAGGTTATCTGGGTTATAACGGAAAAGTTTTTGGTATAAAAGCCCAGGCTTTCCACTCATTTGATTCGAAAGGTTATGCTACAGTTGGTAATGTTGTGGTGCAAAATGAGTTAAAAGGCTTCACTACCGTTGATTTATTGGGATCTGTAAAGTTATTTACCGGAAGTTTATCATTCGGTGTGCAAAACCTGTTGAACAAAAATTATCAGACCATTTGGAGTCAACGTTCGGTATTTTTATACCAGGCTTTGGCTAAACCGGAAACATTTTATTATGCTGGCCGCGGCCGTACGTATAATTTAACGTATACGCTTAATTATTAGATTCGATTTTTTTCGGTCGTCATCTCGACTGGAGCGCAGCGAAATGGAGAGATCTATCTAGGCAGATTTCTCGGCTTCGTTGCACTTCGCTCGAAATGACGACCTTTTTTAAGGAAATCGTCAGCGATGAGGATTATCTTATTTCCGCTTCAGCTCAATCACTGTGATTTCCGGCCAGATCCCAATCCGCCCTGAAAAGCCCAGAAAACCGAAGCCTCTATTTACATTCAAATATCTTTCATTTTCGGTTTTGATGCCCGCCCAATGTTTATAACGGTATTTTACCGGGCTCCACTTAATGCCAAAAGCTTCGATACCGAACTGCATGCCGTGTGTATGTCCGGCCAATGACAGTTGGATTTTAGAAGGATAATTTTTTACCTGTGCATCCCAGTGTGAAGGATCATGTGATAACAGGATTTTAAAATCGTCGACATTTGTGTTTTGCAAAGCTTTGTTTAGGTCTCCACGCTCTCCAAAACCGACCCCCCAGTTTTCTATCCCGGCCAATATAATTTTCTCGCCGTTTTTATGTAATTCAATATGCTCATCCAGCAAAAGTTTAAAACCCAGTTCTTTATGATAAGCTTTCAATTGGTTCAAATTTTTGATTTTATCCGCTTCGCTTGGCCATTTAATGTAATCACCATAATCGTGGTTACCTAGAACAGAAAACTGTCCGAAAGGGGCTTTGATCTGCGAGAAATGACCGATGTAGGGCACAATTTCTGAAGAAGCATTATTTACCAAATCTCCGGTGAAAACAAACAGGTCGCTTTTTTGGGCATTAATCATGTCGATACCTTTTTGCACCGCTTTAGGGTTGGTAAAACTTCCGGCATGTATATCAGAAATTTGTGTTAAGGTAAAACCGTCAAAACTGGCAGGCAGATCATCGAAATACAAAGTATGTTTAATTACGCGGTAAGCATATTTTCCCTGGGTAATACCATAAGCAAATAAGGCAATGGTTAAACAGAACATCACAAAGGCAAAATCTACCCAGTAATTGCTACGGCCTAACAGGTGGAAACCTCCAGGCTGAAAATTAGTAGCCAGCGCGATTAATAAGCGGTAAACATCGCCTAGCAGCAGAAAAAAAGCAAAGACAATTTCTGCAGCAAAAATGATCAAAAATGCGTGACTGACAATCTGGAAAAACTTATTGATGCCCTGAATCCGCATCTGCTGAATGGCGAAAAATAAGGCGAAAGTTAAACCTATAATAAATACCCAAAAAATTGGACTCAGTAAACTTGATTGATTGATGGTGCCCAGGCCAGATAATACGTACGCATTTAAGGCAAAAAATATAATTGCAACTATTAGGAGTGGCAATAGATTGAGTTTTCTTTTCATTATTAAAAATCTGTAAATCAGAATAGAGGGTAAAAATAGAATTTAAACACCTATAATTACCTACTGTTACGGTTGGCGGTTATTTTTACGTTCGTTTGATTAAAGCAATTTCTGTTATTATGCGTTATATTTATAAATATCATAGCATGTTGAATCAAAATCAACTTCCTATTGCATATTTTATAATTTACTTTCTTTTATTAGCTTTGTGCGAATATGCTGTCCAAAAAAACAAAATATGCCATTAAAGCGCTTGTTGCGCTTGGTAAAAATTTAGATAAACCACCAATGCAGATTTCGAAGATTGCAGAGGAGGAGCATATTCCGAAAAAATTCTTAGAACAAATTCTGCTCGATCTGCGTAATGCTGGCTTTTTATACAGCAAAAAAGGTGCAGGCGGCGGTTATAGCCTAAATAAAAAACCCGAAGAGATTTTATTGGTACATGTAATGCGTGTAACCGATGGTCCTATCGCTATGGTTCCATGCGCAAGTTTAAACTTTTACCACAAATGTGATGAATGTGTAGATGAGAAAACCTGTGGTATCAGAAGTGCCTTTATTGATGTAAGGGATGCTACGCTTAAGGTTTTAACCGAAACGAGCATTGCAGATGTAATCGGGCGTGAGGATAACCTTAAGATCGGTATCGTTAATTTATAAGTTTTTAACTTTCTGCTAACGATCCGTCACCCTAACCTGTAGCGGAAAGCTGCGACGTAAATTATTTCAGGGTTTTTTTGTTGTTATATCAAACTTGCGAGGTCTTAAACCAATAATGCTTTTAGAAAGCAGGTTTCTGTACGTTTCGGTTACGATAGTCCTGCTATCGCTGCAAGTCTTCGCTCGTGCCTCGCTGTGGGCTTTCCGCTATATCAGGTTTAATCGGCAAAGACTTCCGAAGTTTAAAAGGGATACAAGCTCAGGCCAACTTCGGAAGTCTGGTGCAGGTAAACGATAAAGCAGCGTTAGGGATAGTAAGGGTTCAGTGCCGATCCTTCATCGGTACCGGAGCGAAGCGCAGCCCTGAAAAGCCCGACCCTTGCGCCAGCTTGGGGAACGCCCAAATCAGTTAACAATTTTCAATTTGCAGTTTTCAGTTACTCTTGTTTAAGAATTTAATTTACAGATTTCTCCATTTCGCTGCGCTCCCAGTCGGAATGACGTTTTTTCTATGTAAATTTTTTCAAAATAAATTACTACTATTCCTATATACTTTATATATTTGACGTATGAACTTCATTTTTATACCTAACAAGTTAATTGCTATGCAAATGATGTATTGTTGTAAAACCCAATAACAGGAGCCTACAGATAATTTTAAGTATAAAATATGGAATGCTTCTCGGTGACTGAGAAGCATTTTTTGAATAAAGCTAACAACACATATGCAAAGTTTCAGAACAGAACTCGAAAATCCGATTGTCGAGCAGGACATCATCGATTTAGAGAATAAGATTAAAGCTTTCAGGGATGGAACCATTCACGACGAAAAGTTTAGGAGCCTCCGCTTGGCCCGTGGCGTTTACGGACAAAGACAACCTGGTGTACAAATGGTGCGTATTAAATTGCCTTTTGGTAAGGTGACTTTTAAACAGTTATTGCGCATTGCCGATATTGCGGATGAGTACGGAAGTGGCAATTTACACTTAACCACCCGTCAGGATATCCAGATTCATTACGTGAGTTTAGACCGTACACCAGAACTTTGGGCAAAATTAGAGCAGGATGATATTACGCTGCGCGAGGCCTGTGGAAACACGGTGCGTAATGTAACCGCTTCTCCAAATTCGGGCATCGATGCGGAAGAGCCTTTTGATGTTTCGCCTTATGCACAAGCAGTATTTGCTTACTTTTTGCGTAACCCGATTTGTCAGGAAATGGGCCGTAAGATTAAAATCTCCTTTTCTTCGAGCGATAGAGATACTGCGTTTAGCTACATTCACGATTTAGGTTTTATTCCAAAAATTAACGAAAATGGGGAACGTGGATTTAAGGTTTTATTTGCTGGTGGTTTAGGTGCACAACCTTTTTTGGCTAATGCCGTTCAAGAATTTTTACCTGAAGATCAGTTAATTCCTTTTACCGAATCTGTGCTTCGTGTATTTGATCGTTATGGCGAACGTACCAACCGTAACAAAGCACGTTTAAAATACCTGGTTCAAAAATTAGGTTTAGAAGAAGTTTTACGTTTGGTTGCCGAAGAGCGTATTGCCAATAAAGTAAAAACCTTTAAAATAGATATTAATACAATACCTCAGGCAACGTTACCTTTAGAACAAGAATATCCTGCGGTAGAAATATTAAATGAAGCCCATTACAAACATTGGTTAGCCACTAACGTAATTGAGCAAAAACAGGCTGGGTTTTATGGCGTGTATGTAAAAGTTCAGGTGGGCGATATCAAAACCGATAAAGCACGGGCTTTTGTTGATGCCATCAGGTTATATGTGGCTGATGAAATCAGGATTACCCAAAACCAGGGATTGCTGTTAAAGTTTGTACGCAAAGAAGCATTACCTTCACTATACTCGGCTTTAAATAAAATTGGTTTTACCACAGCTGGCTTTGATAGTTTAGCCGATATTACCACTTGCCCAGGAACCGATACCTGTAACCTAGGGATTTCCAATTCAATGACCTTAGCTGAAGTTTTGGAAGAGGTGATTTATACTGATTTTCCTGAGTTTATCTACGAGAAAAACATCAAGATTAAAATAAGCGGTTGTATGAACTCTTGCGGTCAGCATGGTTTGGCAGAGATTGGTTTCCACGGAAGTTCAGTAAAAGCTGAAGGAAAAGTGGTTCCGGCTGTACAGGTAATGCTGGGTGGTGGAACCGTAGGTAACGGAGTAGGCAGAGTAGCAGAACGAGTAATTAAGGTACCATCAAAAAGGGCAACGAGTGTTTTACATTTCATTCTAAATGATTTTAAAGCCAATAACCTGGAGGATGAGAATTTTCATCAATATTACGATAGAAAAGGTAAAGACCATTTTTATCAGCTTTTAAAACCTTTGGCCGATTTAACCAACCTACAGACAGAAGAATTTGTAGACTGGGGACACGTAGAAGAGTTTGTAACGGCAATTGGTGTAGGCGAATGTGCTGGTGTAGTGATCGATTTAGTGGCTACTTTATTGTTAGAAGCTGACGAAAAATTTGATTGGGCAAAGCAAAACTTAGATAAAGCTTCTTATGCCGATGCTATTTATCATACCTATAGCACTTTTGTAAGTGCAGCAAAATCTTTATTGTTAGATAAAGGCGTAAACAGCAGTACGCAGGTTGGCGTAATCCGCGAATTTGATAACCATTATGTAGAAACCGGCGAATTTAATTTACCGACCAATTTCTCTGACCTGGTTTTACAGATCAATAAAAACGAACCAACAGCTGAGTTTGCACAAAAATATTTCGAAGAAGCCAATCAATTTTTAAATCAGATTAAGGAAAAAAGAGCGGTATTGGTGAAGTAATTGAAGGATAGAATTAGAGAATGATTGAGTTAAAGAATGATGATAAACACTTGCTATTAAACATTCACTCATTCAAAATTCAATAATTCCAAATTAAATATAAAGATGAGCGATCAGAAATTAAATATAGAATCAAAAATAACCCTTTTAGGCGCAGGTCCTGGCGATCCTGATTTGTTAACGTTGAAAGGTGTAAAAGCATTACAAACTGCAGATGTGGTATTATATGATGCCTTAACAAACGAAGCTTTATTGGAGCATGCTCCGGCAGAAGCCATTAAAGTTTATGTAGGAAAACGTTCAGGTGAGCATTCTTATCCTCAGGATACCATCAATAAATTAATGATCGATTATGCCTTAAACTATGGTCACGTAGTACGTTTAAAAGGTGGCGATCCATTTGTTTTTGGCAGGGGATATGAGGAGCTGGATTATGCCGCATCGTACAGCATTCCGGTAAGTGTAATTCCGGGTATTTCGAGTTCTATTGGTGTACCTGGTTTGCAGCAGATTCCGGTCACGCACCGAGGCATGAGCGAAAGCTTTTGGGTAATCACTGGTACTACCACTTCTGGCGAAGTTTCAGCAGATATTTACCAGGCAGCACAGTCAAAAGCCACGGTATTGGTACTGATGGGGCTTAAAAAACTGTCAAAAATTGTAGAGATTTTTAAAGCGGCTGGCAAGCATCATTTACCAACTGCAGTGGTGCAGAATGGATCGGCAAAAGATGAAAAATTAGTAGTGGGCGTGGTAGAAACCATTGAAAGTTTAGTGCAGCAAGAAAATATTAAAGCTCCTGCTTTATTAATTTTTGGAGAAGTTGTATCATTACATCCATCATTTAAGAAATTAATTAAACAATATGCAAGTATTGCCTAACCAACCTGATAATGCAGCGTCTTTTTCGGAAGAAGAAAAAGGTAACCAGCTCTTTCCGGTTTTTGTAAAGCTGAACAAGCTGCGTACATTATTAATTGGTGCAGGAAATATTGGGTTAGAGAAATTAACCGCGATTGTAAATAACAGCCATAGTGCTACCATTACTATTGTGGCAGAGCTTGTATCTCCAGAAATTTATACGCTGATCGCAAATTATCCGCTCATAAAAATTAAGCAGAAAAGTTTTGACATAGACGACTTGAACGATATTGATATCGTTTTTGCGGCAACCAATAACAATATTTTAAATGAAGAGATCAGAAAGGTTACGCATGAGCGTGGTTTGTTGATCAATGTGGCAGATAAGCCAGAACTATGCGATTTCTACCTGGGATCAATCGTTCAAAAAGGCGATTTGAAGATTGCCATTTCTACAAATGGAAAATCGCCAACCATAGCAAAACGTTTAAAACAGATTTTAAATGAGGGTTTACCAGCAGAACTGGACGAAACCTTACAGAATATGAGTGCCTTGCGCCAAACCTTAAACGGCGATTTTTCAGCAAAGGTTAAAAAACTGAATAAGGTTACCAAAA
This genomic interval carries:
- a CDS encoding GNAT family N-acetyltransferase; translation: METNTLDSIKLQQISEETNFNALLNSYCREFTNWSRYVGIPKYDESLASYLVTTSDRLHIRFDFTAIGFEVYAPLKFYADSGRHVFNFPVIERNITTDVIKPISIYRFMELAIQFSADEFPHADADIVNQRLANSVENLEAFLSYFKQNGKPVNFAKMSFIEAEQSLILGHNAHPLPKGRSGFNKKDELFKYSPETQGKFQLAYFLIVADNISEKNAEGFDMTDLFRIELLDSENAEVIALLDQHPNYKVVPMHPWEAEYLLTLPTVIAMQEENLLFFLGHFGELYTPTSSVRTVYNASSDWMLKFSLHVKITNSERVNLFRELHRGYDVSKLLKTEYGKAAKAEFPEIEFITDPAFITVNYKGETIDGFNISIRHNPFKGEDAGKNVSLLAALCQDGLLGQKPRIVHVIEEASISKNKALAHTAVNWFKQYLHLCVTPIVGLYNNFGMAFEFHQQNVMVELDKDYYPAKLYFRDNQGYFFSEAKAEELKAVYPGIAAESGSIVPNEYIIPKLTYYLLINNILGVVNALASNDLADEKTLIDLVYLEFKQFENSDTTGLVDYIINRRSWEVKGNLLTNLCNIDEASAPIDNPAIYREFPNPLSKYFFSENLIKPKTNEVLYSRFFPKENVTINIRPFNIDRDLEMVHDWFNQEHAKPIWKMDGPISGLELFYRTLLPNDSSHSFIGEINGEPTFTIEPYWPMRDGVGACYDALTTDYGAHLLIAPTDKDKKFSFETGQALMDFIFEQPEVGKCIGEAAVESRAMHIFVTRLGFKLEKVIQMPYKMANLTFCYRDWYWDKFPEAKTYAMMKTAQFETEEI
- a CDS encoding aspartate aminotransferase family protein; protein product: MFTSDLEKHELIDFLTESPNKEIFHHENEAEYLHAVGKVTQAVKKFLNNNQQPFSGISPSELRPLFDSIEFEKTHDNYDALLKEVEQLYTSHAVAFHHPAYIAHLNCPIVIPAVAAEVMISAINSSIDTWDQSAGGTLIEQKLIEWTCDQIGYCKKADGIFTSGGTQSNLMGLLLARDHYSITALNHNIKLNGLPPEASRFRIFVSEKAHFSIQKNAALLGLGEKSVIKIKTDRSFRINTILLEDAIKREIALGNIPIAIVGTAGTTDFGNIDPLKELASISKKYNAWFHIDAAYGCGLLLTDKYRSLLNGIELAHSVTVDYHKSFFQPVSSSGFLVRDKNFFNLITHHADYLNPKDHDEDGLPNQVNKSIQTTRRFDALKLWFTLRMMGRNKLGGYFDTIIETAAEIACLLHSDSDFELMNESDISALVFRYRPKNLRLDVCAMNQYIKKAMFNEGKALVAGTKINQQFYLKFTLLNPLTTISDIENIIKIIKKHGNEYVRLNQASADFRRN
- a CDS encoding TonB-dependent receptor; its protein translation is MKNLYLIAILICGFIFSGKAQTVTGKVIGETAPLAGANIKVEGKDASATTGADGSFELKLTEGSYKLQVSYVGYTTILQKVSLAKNQTVNLTLNLSPTSNMQEVVVVSSRKPTRISEIPGTVWVVDGAKIQEQARAGIPLKQALAQLIPSLDAGPEGRTNYGQNQRGRDALVMIDGVSLNSTRGVSRQFESIDPFNIERIEVLSGASAVYGGGATGGIINIITKKGQDSQPSFTTELGVRSGLKEKSDHDVRVAQAISGGSKDWNGRIGMAFQKNNAAYGADGKQIFTDITQTDLQYNQSFDLFGSTEFKLTDYQKLSVNAQYYNSGYRGDKDLFLGANYAGLRTTPALLEMRNGYSSDVDPKTSRANINANYQASDILGGQTLYIQAAARNEQFSFHPFPGQALIPGALYSGSSIQNTNYSALKLVLNKDWNRLNLTYGIDADNENFNAQQALFDRAKAFASGGLNNTTVATITRYPNFRVNGLSGFLQAQVKVTDFLSLSGGVRQQRMFVKVGDFVGTTASVPLAYGFGRTATAIAGGENHYDVNLLNGGLVFKINTAQQAWVNFSQGFNLADPAKYYGQGTYTLVGTNYNLGNSINVGSSPLTGIKTEQYEAGYRYRTGVFNAQVAGFYALSDKNVKTNSTFNIEVFDENVRNLGVEGSLSLNLKNGFEVGVNGLYIKTQKQNADGTWSLQDVTVASPSKIAGYLGYNGKVFGIKAQAFHSFDSKGYATVGNVVVQNELKGFTTVDLLGSVKLFTGSLSFGVQNLLNKNYQTIWSQRSVFLYQALAKPETFYYAGRGRTYNLTYTLNY
- a CDS encoding metallophosphoesterase, whose product is MKRKLNLLPLLIVAIIFFALNAYVLSGLGTINQSSLLSPIFWVFIIGLTFALFFAIQQMRIQGINKFFQIVSHAFLIIFAAEIVFAFFLLLGDVYRLLIALATNFQPGGFHLLGRSNYWVDFAFVMFCLTIALFAYGITQGKYAYRVIKHTLYFDDLPASFDGFTLTQISDIHAGSFTNPKAVQKGIDMINAQKSDLFVFTGDLVNNASSEIVPYIGHFSQIKAPFGQFSVLGNHDYGDYIKWPSEADKIKNLNQLKAYHKELGFKLLLDEHIELHKNGEKIILAGIENWGVGFGERGDLNKALQNTNVDDFKILLSHDPSHWDAQVKNYPSKIQLSLAGHTHGMQFGIEAFGIKWSPVKYRYKHWAGIKTENERYLNVNRGFGFLGFSGRIGIWPEITVIELKRK
- a CDS encoding Rrf2 family transcriptional regulator; translated protein: MLSKKTKYAIKALVALGKNLDKPPMQISKIAEEEHIPKKFLEQILLDLRNAGFLYSKKGAGGGYSLNKKPEEILLVHVMRVTDGPIAMVPCASLNFYHKCDECVDEKTCGIRSAFIDVRDATLKVLTETSIADVIGREDNLKIGIVNL